A genomic window from Agrobacterium tumefaciens includes:
- a CDS encoding ABC transporter permease yields MLRFLTIRVASAIPVLLILSVVTFAIIQAPPGDYADYIRSQLMNQGGASFEQAEAQAQAYRVEHGLDQPLVVQYFNWIGGIVTRGDFGYSFYYNKPVADVVGERLPRTIALALVCHIFASVLGIGFGIWAATRQYSWVDNLLSTIAFLGMTIPRFLMALILVYLMVFHFDVSEIGSFFSPQYGGAPWSWGKFVDLVSHVWPVVAIAVFGGLAYNMRVMRGNLLDTLNAQYVETARAKGLSEGAVIMRHAVPNAVHPLVMYQGVVLPYMLSGEIETAIIFALPTVGPAIVGSMAVGDVYVTATFMMVLAATLIIGNIIADMLLAMLDPRVREFGRA; encoded by the coding sequence ATGCTGCGATTTTTGACGATACGCGTTGCATCCGCCATTCCGGTGCTGCTGATCCTGAGTGTGGTGACCTTCGCCATCATTCAGGCGCCGCCCGGCGATTATGCCGATTACATCCGCTCGCAGCTGATGAACCAGGGCGGCGCGTCTTTCGAACAGGCGGAAGCGCAGGCGCAGGCCTATCGTGTCGAACACGGTCTCGATCAGCCGCTCGTGGTGCAATATTTCAACTGGATCGGCGGCATCGTGACGCGCGGCGATTTCGGCTACAGCTTTTATTACAACAAGCCGGTCGCCGATGTGGTTGGCGAACGCCTGCCGCGCACCATTGCGCTGGCGCTGGTCTGCCACATCTTTGCATCCGTTCTCGGTATCGGTTTCGGCATCTGGGCGGCCACACGGCAATATTCCTGGGTCGACAACCTGCTCTCCACCATCGCCTTTCTCGGCATGACGATCCCGCGTTTCCTTATGGCGCTGATCCTCGTCTATCTCATGGTATTTCATTTCGACGTTTCCGAGATCGGAAGCTTCTTCTCGCCGCAATATGGCGGTGCGCCGTGGTCGTGGGGCAAATTCGTCGATCTGGTCAGTCATGTCTGGCCGGTGGTCGCCATCGCCGTCTTCGGTGGGCTGGCCTATAATATGCGGGTGATGCGCGGCAATCTGCTCGATACGCTGAATGCGCAATATGTCGAGACGGCGCGCGCCAAGGGGCTTTCGGAAGGCGCCGTCATCATGCGCCATGCGGTGCCGAATGCCGTGCACCCGCTCGTCATGTATCAGGGGGTGGTGCTGCCCTACATGCTGAGCGGCGAGATCGAAACCGCCATCATCTTCGCGCTGCCGACCGTCGGTCCCGCCATCGTCGGCTCCATGGCAGTGGGTGATGTCTATGTCACTGCGACATTCATGATGGTGCTGGCCGCCACGCTCATCATCGGCAACATCATCGCCGATATGCTTCTGGCCATGCTCGACCCGCGCGTGCGCGAATTCGGGAGGGCCTGA
- a CDS encoding ABC transporter permease: MKNETTVAAKPDRSAHGNESYLALVWRRLRRSFTGMIGLVLVVLLILIAIFADFFAPMNPLETHGSFSPPQVVRFSDKDGNVSLSPRVYAIAETEELDPITFQPIVGPDYDNPVYLGFFVKGAEYKLLGLIPMSRHFFGSTDGQPVHFLGTDKFGRDVLSRAIYGSRISLAIALSVVAIVTVIGTSVGLISGYFGGPLDAWIQRFVEVVLAFPQLPLYLALTSLIPVTAPTTVFLVFVVGVMSALGWAQMSREVRGKTLALARIDYVRAAIAVGATDRRIIFQHILPNVMSHVIVAVTLHIPSVVLLESFLGFLGFAVKPPLISWGLMLQDTATYSVIGSYPWILAPVGFVLVTVFAFNALGDGLRDAVDPY; this comes from the coding sequence ATGAAGAACGAAACCACCGTTGCAGCAAAACCCGACCGCTCCGCCCATGGCAATGAGAGCTATCTCGCGCTTGTCTGGCGGCGTCTGCGGCGCTCGTTCACCGGCATGATCGGGCTGGTGCTGGTGGTACTGCTGATCCTCATTGCCATCTTCGCGGATTTTTTTGCGCCGATGAACCCGCTCGAAACCCATGGCAGCTTTTCGCCGCCGCAGGTGGTGCGCTTCAGCGACAAGGACGGCAATGTCAGCCTTTCGCCGCGGGTCTATGCCATCGCCGAGACCGAAGAGCTCGATCCGATCACCTTCCAGCCCATCGTCGGGCCGGACTATGACAATCCGGTTTATCTCGGCTTTTTCGTCAAGGGCGCAGAATACAAGCTTTTGGGTCTCATCCCGATGAGCCGGCATTTCTTCGGCTCGACGGATGGCCAGCCGGTGCATTTTCTCGGAACCGATAAATTCGGACGCGACGTGCTGTCGCGCGCCATCTATGGCTCGCGCATCTCGCTTGCCATCGCGCTCAGCGTCGTCGCCATCGTCACCGTCATCGGCACCAGCGTCGGGCTGATATCAGGATATTTCGGCGGGCCTCTGGATGCCTGGATACAGCGTTTCGTGGAAGTGGTGCTCGCTTTCCCGCAATTGCCGCTTTATCTCGCGCTGACCTCACTCATTCCTGTCACCGCGCCGACGACCGTTTTCCTCGTCTTCGTCGTCGGTGTCATGTCGGCGCTCGGCTGGGCGCAGATGTCCCGCGAAGTGCGGGGCAAGACGCTGGCGCTGGCGCGTATCGATTATGTGCGGGCGGCGATTGCGGTCGGGGCCACTGACCGGCGCATCATTTTCCAGCATATCCTGCCGAATGTGATGAGCCATGTGATCGTCGCCGTCACCCTGCATATTCCAAGCGTCGTGCTGCTCGAATCCTTCCTCGGTTTCCTCGGTTTTGCGGTGAAGCCGCCGCTCATCTCCTGGGGGCTGATGCTGCAGGATACCGCCACCTATTCCGTCATCGGTTCCTATCCATGGATATTGGCCCCGGTCGGTTTCGTGCTGGTCACCGTCTTCGCCTTCAACGCGCTGGGCGATGGCCTGCGCGATGCCGTCGATCCCTATTGA
- a CDS encoding ABC transporter ATP-binding protein yields MVAAQNNAYAPAIRLDADDRQDDAIIDARNIAVTFRVEHGTVEAVKDISFQLYRGETIAIVGESGSGKSVTARTVMGLLTKRASVSKSATVRFNGDDILKFSSRQRRALRGNRISMIFQEPMSSLNPIYTIGSQIVEAIRVHSKLSRKEAEARALDLLRQVQIPEPEARLKQYPHQLSGGQRQRVMIAMALSNDPDVLIADEPTTALDVTVQAQILNLIRDLQKKRGMAVVLITHDLTIVKQFSDYVYVMQHGEMREHNTTEKLFEAPQHPYTKKLLGSEPHGTAKPLPENSGVLLTASGVRVSFMMRYGGLFKPELKELIAVDSLGLTLRRHETLGLVGESGSGKTTFGQSLLRLNEPVAGEVIFDGERVDGRSRAEMRPLRSRMQIVFQDPFASLNPRMTIGQIIEEGLIINGLGKTKAERLERVRDALEAAGMPGNILSRFPHEFSGGQRQRIAIARAVALEPEFILLDEPTSALDLSVQAQIIDLLRKLQDERGLSYLFISHDLKVVRALCHRVIVMQSGRIVEEGPVEDVLTHPKTEYTQRLVRAAFEIA; encoded by the coding sequence ATGGTTGCTGCCCAGAACAACGCCTACGCCCCTGCGATCCGCCTCGATGCCGATGACCGTCAGGACGATGCCATTATCGACGCGCGCAATATTGCCGTGACCTTCAGGGTGGAACACGGCACCGTGGAGGCGGTGAAGGATATTTCCTTCCAGCTCTATCGCGGAGAGACGATCGCCATCGTCGGCGAATCCGGTTCGGGAAAATCGGTGACGGCGCGCACCGTCATGGGCCTTTTGACGAAGCGGGCTTCCGTTTCGAAATCCGCGACCGTGCGGTTCAATGGCGACGACATCCTGAAGTTCTCCAGCCGCCAGCGCAGGGCGTTGCGTGGCAACCGCATCTCGATGATCTTTCAGGAGCCGATGAGTTCATTGAACCCGATCTATACGATCGGCAGCCAGATCGTCGAGGCGATCCGCGTTCATTCGAAACTCAGTCGGAAAGAGGCCGAGGCAAGGGCGCTCGATCTGCTGCGGCAGGTGCAGATACCGGAGCCGGAAGCGCGACTGAAGCAATATCCGCACCAGCTTTCCGGCGGCCAGCGGCAGCGTGTGATGATCGCCATGGCGCTCTCCAACGATCCGGACGTGCTGATTGCCGACGAACCCACCACCGCGCTTGATGTGACGGTGCAGGCGCAGATCCTCAATCTCATACGCGACCTGCAGAAAAAGCGCGGCATGGCCGTGGTGCTCATCACCCATGACCTGACCATTGTTAAGCAGTTTTCCGATTACGTCTATGTCATGCAGCATGGCGAGATGCGTGAGCACAACACCACGGAAAAGCTCTTCGAAGCGCCGCAGCACCCCTATACGAAGAAGCTGCTCGGCTCCGAACCGCATGGCACGGCAAAGCCGCTGCCGGAAAATTCCGGCGTGCTGCTGACGGCGAGCGGCGTGCGCGTTTCCTTCATGATGCGCTACGGCGGGCTGTTCAAACCGGAACTGAAAGAACTGATCGCCGTCGACAGTCTCGGCCTGACCCTGAGGCGGCACGAGACGCTGGGGCTCGTCGGTGAATCCGGTTCCGGCAAGACCACGTTCGGCCAATCCCTGCTGCGGCTGAACGAGCCGGTGGCCGGGGAAGTGATCTTCGACGGCGAGAGGGTCGATGGCCGCTCGCGTGCGGAAATGCGGCCCTTGCGTTCGCGTATGCAGATCGTCTTTCAGGATCCTTTTGCCTCGCTCAACCCGCGCATGACCATCGGCCAGATCATCGAGGAAGGCCTCATCATCAACGGTCTTGGCAAAACCAAGGCCGAAAGACTGGAGCGGGTGCGCGACGCGCTGGAGGCGGCGGGCATGCCCGGCAACATCCTCTCGCGTTTCCCGCACGAATTTTCCGGCGGCCAGCGCCAGCGCATCGCCATTGCCCGTGCAGTGGCGCTGGAGCCGGAATTCATCCTGCTCGATGAGCCGACCTCGGCACTCGATCTCTCCGTACAGGCGCAGATCATCGATTTGCTGCGCAAGCTGCAGGATGAGCGGGGCCTGAGCTACCTGTTCATCTCGCATGACCTGAAGGTGGTGCGCGCACTCTGCCACCGCGTCATCGTCATGCAAAGCGGCAGGATCGTCGAGGAAGGCCCCGTCGAGGACGTTCTCACTCACCCAAAAACCGAATATACTCAGCGGCTTGTAAGGGCCGCCTTCGAAATCGCTTGA
- a CDS encoding alpha-glucosidase/alpha-galactosidase, translated as MARDPKITFIGAGSTVFMKNIIGDVLQRPALSGATIALMDINRERLEESAIVVNKLISTLGAKAKAETYTDQKKALAGADFVVVAFQIGGYEPCTVTDFEVPRKYGLRQTIADTLGVGGIMRGLRTVPHLWKICEDILAVCPNAIMLQYVNPMAINTWAIAEKYPTIRQVGLCHSVQGTAMELAHDLDIPYEEIRYRSAGINHMAFFLEFEHRQPDGSYKNLYPDLVRGYREGRAPKPGWNPRCPNKVRYEMLTRLGYFVTESSEHFAEYTPYFIKEGREDLIEKFGIPLDEYPKRCIEQIERWKGQAAAYRSAEKIEVKQSKEYASSIINSVWTGEPSVIYGNQRNNGCITSLPANCAAEVPCLVDHNGVQPTYIGELPPQLTALMRTNINVQELTVRALMTENREHIFHAAMMDPHTAAELDLDQIWSLVDDLLVAHRDWLPEWTQVEVKRARAV; from the coding sequence ATGGCAAGAGATCCCAAGATCACATTTATCGGCGCAGGTTCCACTGTTTTCATGAAGAACATCATCGGTGATGTGCTGCAGCGTCCGGCCCTGTCCGGCGCCACCATCGCGCTGATGGACATCAACCGTGAAAGGCTGGAAGAAAGCGCCATCGTCGTCAACAAGCTGATCTCGACATTGGGGGCAAAGGCGAAGGCCGAGACATATACCGACCAGAAGAAGGCGCTCGCCGGTGCGGATTTCGTCGTCGTCGCCTTCCAGATTGGCGGATACGAGCCCTGCACGGTCACCGATTTCGAGGTGCCGCGCAAATATGGCCTGCGCCAGACGATTGCCGATACGCTCGGCGTCGGTGGCATCATGCGCGGCCTGCGCACCGTGCCGCACCTGTGGAAGATTTGTGAGGACATCCTTGCCGTCTGCCCCAATGCGATCATGCTGCAATATGTCAACCCGATGGCGATCAACACCTGGGCGATCGCGGAAAAATACCCGACGATCCGGCAGGTCGGCCTTTGCCATTCCGTACAGGGCACGGCCATGGAACTCGCCCACGATCTCGATATTCCCTACGAGGAAATTCGCTATCGTTCGGCCGGCATCAACCACATGGCGTTTTTCCTCGAATTCGAGCATCGCCAGCCCGACGGCAGCTACAAGAACCTTTATCCCGATCTCGTGCGTGGTTACCGCGAAGGCCGTGCACCAAAACCCGGCTGGAACCCGCGCTGCCCCAACAAGGTCCGCTACGAGATGCTGACGCGGCTCGGTTATTTCGTCACCGAAAGCTCGGAGCATTTCGCCGAATACACGCCCTATTTCATCAAGGAGGGGCGAGAGGACCTGATTGAGAAATTCGGCATTCCGCTCGATGAATATCCCAAGCGCTGCATCGAGCAGATCGAACGCTGGAAAGGCCAGGCGGCTGCCTATCGTTCGGCCGAGAAGATCGAGGTCAAGCAGTCCAAGGAATATGCCTCCTCGATCATCAACTCGGTCTGGACCGGCGAACCCTCGGTGATTTACGGCAACCAGCGCAACAATGGCTGCATCACCTCGCTGCCGGCCAATTGCGCGGCGGAAGTGCCTTGCCTCGTCGATCACAACGGCGTGCAGCCCACCTATATCGGCGAGTTACCGCCGCAGCTCACCGCACTGATGCGCACCAACATCAATGTGCAGGAACTGACGGTGCGGGCGCTGATGACCGAAAACCGCGAGCACATCTTCCACGCGGCAATGATGGACCCGCATACGGCGGCGGAACTCGACCTCGACCAGATCTGGTCGCTGGTGGATGATCTCCTCGTCGCACACCGCGACTGGTTGCCGGAGTGGACGCAGGTGGAGGTGAAGCGGGCGCGGGCGGTGTAA